From Fusarium musae strain F31 chromosome 8, whole genome shotgun sequence:
CCTGTATTTGAAGCGATAGTTGATTTGAATTATCTACGAAGCACCTACTCTTCAACGTCAAGTCTGGCAGCGTAGTGGACCGACCAATAACATGGAGAAACTCGGATATATCAATCGGAAAGAGACTTTACAATTCCGCTGACAAACGTAACCAGCCATCCAGATGCACTGAGCAGCCCTGGCAGCTTGATAATTTCATGTAAGCAAAGCATCAGCTAAGTTAGTTAGATACTGGTAGACTGGATATTCAGCTGCCCTATCGGCCTATCCTCTGAAACGTTCCCTCCACTCGTAAAACATACCTCGAGCGAGTCAGTCACTGACTGATTCTGTTCCAGAATTGTCTCATTTGATTAATCGCGAGACCCGAGTACACTCGGAGACTTCCTAACTCTTGACCGCCTGTGATTTGCAATACGCGCGCGCGAGAGAGACCGATAATGCACCCGGGCACATGGCTCCATGGTACCAAGATCCGCTGACATAACCATACAGTAATTGTTTTTTCTACGCAGACGAACCCATCCATGCATGCATTGGAGCTCCCGCTTGGATTGGATGCCGAACACATCTGCCCTATCATATCTCACCAGATGCCAAAAAAGGAAATCTGACAACGGGAGGCTCACGTTTGACAGGTCTTCTGTTGGTGAGATTTTAATCACCTGCTTGCATGTGAGGAGGATCCTTGATTGGTGATAGGTACAAGGCACAAATAGCAACCAACTACGGTAAAAGCCTTAGGAAATCAGACGAGTAGAGTACACCAAAGACTCGAGATAAGTTAACTGCACAGTCACAGCATCCCTGGAACTCCAGTAAAATAAGTTTCTCAATATTTGTAAATTCATTTCTCGGCGAGGATAGAGCAAGCTCTTTGTCAATCCTATCCCGTCCAGACCGCTGCCGAGGGTATTTTTGTAGGAAAAATAGTAGCACTATGCGAACTGCCACCTTGTACTTTAAACTCCCATAACGCCGTTACCATGCCCAGCCCAATGCTCCTCTTGTCTCGAATCAGATAATGCCATATGCTATCCTTCTTTCATGCGGCCATCCAGCTTGCGCCGGTTTGCAACTTTTCCTATCTTGTTACAATGATCCCGATAATTCCTCTTCAGTATAAAACAAACGTCATCCAAAACTTCCCAATCAACTCGCTAGAATAAACTCGCAGGCTAGAACATCTACCATGTCTCAGAGATGTACTTgccctcttccttcttgagcttccagaAGTTGCGGGCCTCTTCGCGCTCAAGGTTGCCCTTCTCCATGGCCACATCGCAAAGAGCCTCTTCGACTCCTTCGCCCATGCCTTTGCTGCTTCCACACACAAAGATTCGGCCATCCAGAGAGTTTATGATGTACCAGACCAGATCAGATTGGTTCATAACCTCTTCCTGAACATACTTGCCGGTACCCACTCGACTCTGGACAACACGCTTCACTTCTTCCTCATGAACACCCCACTCACCACTGTAGATCTCATCTACAAGCGAGTCCCGGATACCTTGCAGGACCCAGACCTTATTGGCACAGTTGGCCTGCTTGAGGCGGCGCTGGACGAAGCCACGGAAAGGGGCAataccaacaccagcaccaatcAGGAGCATGGGACCATCCGAGTTGAATTGCTTAGCCAGAGGGTTGGCCATCAGGCCCTTGAACATTGGAATGAAGATCTGAGGGGCACGCTCCCCAGCAGCTTGAGCTCTCATGAACTTGTGGGCCTGTCGCTCAAAGAATCCAGAGCCGACGCCAGCACGGCAGCCACGTCGCCAATCCATAGAGTCGTGGACTGTGACGGCAATCTCAATTAAGCGGCGCTGAGCATGTTCTCGGAGAGTGTATGATTCCGTGGGATCGTTGGAGAGAGAGTAGAATCGTGGCATGAGCTGAGCTTGGACGGACAGGAGCTGATCCATAGGAGGATGTGAGCTGGGGAACGCGTTGAGGATCTGTGAGAGAGTGACGTGAGGGCCACCACGGAAGTCGGAGAAAATGCTAGCACCCTCGTTGGAGCAGAGATACATGagaatcttcttctcgttaGGGGCAGTGGCATGCTCCGCAATGACACGGAGGAGCTCCTTGGTAGGGGCATAAGATTGAATGTCGGTGGTCCAAGTGAGGAGCTCGCGCCGTGTGGTGACGAGCTCGCGAGGCTTGTCATCACCCCACACGGTAGGCCAGCGGCCCTTGGTAGTCTTCATGAGGACAGGCTTATCACGCTGGAAGCGTGGGATCATGAGGGCATCCAGAATCTCATCGACCGAAATCTCATCGTTGGGAGCCATGACACCAATGGCACCACCAACCTTGAAGTCGAAAACCTCCTCAGGAGGGTAGTCGGTAATGTCGAGATCAAAGTGGAAGGTTCTCTTCTCGGCGCCAGGCTTGGTGAGCTCACGGGTGTTGTGGATCCTCGCCGGATAGACATTGTGgggaggatgaggctgaacaAAGCGAGGGGGTTGAATTGAGGTGTCAACACCCTCATATCCAGGTCCAGGAACGAGGTAGTTGCTCTTGGAAGTAGTGGCTGTGGGCGACGACTCAGAGTCGGAGCCGAGAGAGATGGCCGAGTCGGATGGCGAAGAAGTTGGCCGAGGAATTGAGGTGAAAGACACAGTTTGCTCAGGCATATCGATGATACCAGTCAAGTTGGCGGGAATGTTTTCAAGTCTTAGACCGAGAGACTTGAAAGCATCGTTGTCGGGTAGAGTAACTTGCTCATACTCGACATTATTTCGGTCACCCATGCAGCAAGCACCACCACAGCAGCGATCCATATACTCAGCTGGTGTCTCACCAGTGATTCGCTGAATGTCTCTGGCATTCTGGGCAATCAGACGTGTAGATGCGCGACGGCGGCGCTCGAGAGGGATGACGGGCTCATCTTCTTGCGAGTCTGAGTCGTCTGAGTAAGTCAATGAGGGCGCAATTGAAGGGGCACCTTCAGCCATGATCAGTTCGGGATGAGGTGGAGCGGCGGGGTTGACGATGCCGTCAATTCGAATAGCAGGAGCAGTCATGATGGGCCAAAATTGTGCTTGAGCTACCCGCTGAATGTTGAGTAGAGTCGGGTGTAGGTGTTGTTGAATTGCTCTTCGCAGCAAGTAAATCGTGACGGTTTGTGAGGTGACTATGTGGTATGATATAATTCGAAAGCGACGTCAGGACGCAAAGAGCATGACGGTCCAGCAACAGCGATGCGGGTGTGTGCTGTCTGTCGTCTAGAGGCGAATAATGTATAGATTGTAGGATTAGTAGACTTCCAGTTGCAGCAGACTCGATTGACAAGATAGGTACTTCTGGATTGAAGCAGCTTTGCTGGTGGtgaaaggaagaagctgaggaaaGCTGGAGGGGGGCAAAAGACTCAaatagtaggtaggtagtggcCGACAGCGGGAGGTTTTAAAAAATCCAGGGAACCTgagcctggcctggcctgcacagaactgaactgaacacAAAGCGCCCCCCGATGCGGGTTGGGGATGGATATCCACCGTGGGGCTATCAGACCAGGCAAAGGGGGGTGTGGCCTTAGACTACTGTACTGCGCTGTAGCCAGTCCCGAACGTGCACTATCGCTACCTATTGGGGCCTTCTGCCATCCAGATCCATTTGATACCTTACTGTAATATGGATGCAATTGATGAGCAATGTATTATAAAACCTTCATTAAGTCTTCGCTGGAATCTCTCGAATTACATCAAATATGCATTGTGTTTTTCAGGTACACGCGATAACTGGATCTCTTGTAACCCAATCACCTGGCAGTCGGGTCACCAGCGACAGGCATCTTATTCTCTTCCCCAGCCCATCGTAAAACCCGAATTCGAGCGATCCCGGTCTAGGCCCCTAGCAACTCTCCTTACAACAACAGGCCACAGGATAGATTGAATAAATGCATAATAGTAATTGctttgagatgatgatgacgaaaaGGGGGCCTCGAGGGTTGTCTATTGTTCTGGCCAATGCTCAGGAGCTCCGAAACAGGACCATTCCCTTGTCGCAATTTCGTTATCAATCAATGCTTAATcaatcagtcagtcagtgcGTGTTTGTCTCACCAGAGCTAATCGAATCCATGCACGTGGGCTCAGCATCTCCAAATATTGTTTCTCCTGTCACTAGTAAACATAAAGTACCCACGGGAATCCTTTCTCCGGTTCAAACCAATCATCCACTCGATTATGAATTGTTTGTTATCTTATTATCGATAATCGGCGAAAGAGTTCcctctgcttcttttccATGACGGGCTATGATCTAATGCTTGCCGATCCAGTGACCGGTTTGTGCAGCGCTGCCCGGCTTGCACAAGTATTTTCGCTGATTGGTTCGTCTGGCTGGGAGCCACCTTTATCAATCAGCCACTTGATTGTCGATTCTTTGTCTTGACACATCAAGCATTTGTAGCAATATTGTGTGCATATTCTTGGCATTCTCTAGTTCTTACGTTATGCTCTAATCTCAAGATCTGATCGAACAGCTTCAATTGTTTTGCTGTTGTTAACATTCACGAAGTATTAAGGAAAATGGTGAAGGACGACCAATAATTTAATCTGTTAACTGAGCCAATCACAGACGTAGCCAGAGAGCTAGAAAATCTAGAAAAATTCAAACTTTGGTTTAGGGTAAGATGACTTGCATAGAGCAACACTGATGAATCGGCTTGGCCGACACCACAACTCGCTGCACATAGCTCTCACAGTGAGAGATCAACTTCCCCtcaatctttatttttactgTTGGACATTGACGGGCTACACGCACGCCGCATGGTCGGATTATACAGACTTGCAGAGAGCCGGAAATTACAGTTCAGGAACCTGAACTGCGCATTCGAGTAATTAGATCATACGAGCTACTCAACAAGCGGATCTTTTCGGTTCATCAGTCAACAACGGCTCAATACTCAGCGGCCAGGATTTTACTATCCATGAGGCTCTGTCTGATCAAGGACCTGGACCTGTAGCCGATCACTTACGGTAGGCGTCGATGTAACGGAATCAATAACTTCAACGGCTCCAGGATTCGGGTCAGGCCACCAGAAGAGAGAGATGCCGTCTATTCCCGCAATTGTGGCCTGTCAATTCCGTCTATGTCCCCCAACAACCGAATATAATACAGCAGACAGGTACGATTACGACGATTCATTGACCGAGGATCACCTCAATGGACAAATtgaggaaaaagaaacacAAAATCAGGTCATTGTtcacttctcttcttcctctcaccCATCAGTATCCGGTCCACAGCCGAATGTTTGAAAGGCTCTTGGCGGAACTCGTCCGACGGCCGAACCGAGCGTTTCCGTGGGGCGTCccgaggaaaaggaaaggtTGGGTTGccttcttttgcttcgcCTTGGACAACGGCGGCGCCCGCAGACGCTATCTCTTTCTCCGTCGTTATCGCCCAGCCCGTTGATCGCGATTAGTTACATAGTACCTATTTgtgccttgaagaagggtgGTGTTTGTCAAGCAAGTTCCCCTCGTTCCCCCTCGTTTCCCCCGCAATATTATTGATTTGTTCAGTTTCCAAGTTCCCCCATCTTTGATTTCGAAATCTGAGCCGATGTgtagatgcagatgcagctgTTCCAAGATGGGTAAATGGTATAGTAATTGGTGAGCTGTGACTGCCTCAGCCTCCCCGCGATCGTACAGATCGTGACCAAGCGACAGTGCGAGATTTCTGCGGTAAATCATTCCTCTTCCCCGGCTCATTCTATCAGGAGTCGTCGGTAGTGAGAAGGGGTGCGCCTTGGAAGGGAGTCACATGCCTCATTTACCCCATTCTCCAACTCAATTCATTGAcacgccaacaccaacaccaacatttAATGACCCGTGACTTTCCTCGGCTTCTCGTGCCTCAAGCTCAGACTGAGTAGTTACTCCGTAAAATCAGTGAAATTAATTCTAGACACAGAAACTTGCTTTTTGTGGCCTTCCATTGCCAGGACATCCCGGTTCCGGACACTCTTCCCTCATTTTCCCATTCTTCCAAGTGGCTTGCCATGGCTTGGCCAATCGGATCGTCCCAACGAGCCATGGCTCTCAGCCTTGACCATGCTAAAAAGTTATCAGATTGATTGGGGGTTATCAATCCCATCTAATCTCTTTAGATGATGAGGTGCGACATACTAATTACGAATACTGTATGTGCACGAACAAGCTCACCGATCTCGGAACCCGTCGAGCAGAATAGAGTAGACCAGGACAGGACACATTGGCCATTTCCTCAATTATATGATACAACTACACTCTTGCTGGTAATGCCCAACGTGCCCACCCGCCGCCTATTGTTGGGTTGCTTCGCTGGCTCTTTGACGCATTCGTCCCATGCTGCATATCAAACCTTGTGGTACTCACACGTACTGCACACAGAGGATACAGTCAGACAACCCTACTCCCTGCTGAGTGAGCTGGTCTGTGCCAAGCATTGACCTCCCTTTGATGCCATATTCTCAGCCATGGCAGCACCTTCAGGGATAGATACCTTTCACCGACTAAACCTGGCATCACGCTATTCTACGGACAAGAACTTGTTCAAGCAGGGATGGAAACGAAATTGCCTTTGTTAAACTCTGGTCAATGTTGGGACTTGTTCCACGGTGGGAAATAAGACGCCATCGTCAGCCCTGACCCAGCCCGATGGGTCAGAGTCGGACAGCAAGCCACGATCTGATAAGATGGAAAGGAACTGGAATTTTACCTCGTGTGGGGAGACTACCAAGTACCGTCCCCGTCACTAGACAGGGGTTTCTCTTGTCACATTCGATCGCTTCAATGATCCCCGCTGTCTTCCTCACT
This genomic window contains:
- a CDS encoding hypothetical protein (EggNog:ENOG41); the encoded protein is MTAPAIRIDGIVNPAAPPHPELIMAEGAPSIAPSLTYSDDSDSQEDEPVIPLERRRRASTRLIAQNARDIQRITGETPAEYMDRCCGGACCMGDRNNVEYEQVTLPDNDAFKSLGLRLENIPANLTGIIDMPEQTVSFTSIPRPTSSPSDSAISLGSDSESSPTATTSKSNYLVPGPGYEGVDTSIQPPRFVQPHPPHNVYPARIHNTRELTKPGAEKRTFHFDLDITDYPPEEVFDFKVGGAIGVMAPNDEISVDEILDALMIPRFQRDKPVLMKTTKGRWPTVWGDDKPRELVTTRRELLTWTTDIQSYAPTKELLRVIAEHATAPNEKKILMYLCSNEGASIFSDFRGGPHVTLSQILNAFPSSHPPMDQLLSVQAQLMPRFYSLSNDPTESYTLREHAQRRLIEIAVTVHDSMDWRRGCRAGVGSGFFERQAHKFMRAQAAGERAPQIFIPMFKGLMANPLAKQFNSDGPMLLIGAGVGIAPFRGFVQRRLKQANCANKVWVLQGIRDSLVDEIYSGEWGVHEEEVKRVVQSRVGTGKYVQEEVMNQSDLVWYIINSLDGRIFVCGSSKGMGEGVEEALCDVAMEKGNLEREEARNFWKLKKEEGKYISETW